A region of Alkalinema sp. FACHB-956 DNA encodes the following proteins:
- a CDS encoding heme-copper oxidase subunit III — MTGSTLDPSQAELIVTAEETGHHAHPDLRITGVLVFLVAEAMIFLGLFTAYLTFRAVAPVWPPEGTPERELLLPGINTAILIASSFVIHNADTAIKKNDVKGMRLWFGLTAAMGAVFLAGQLVEYFNLEFGLTTNLYASTFYVLTGFHGLHVTFGLLLILAVLWRSLKPDHYNSKHHFGIEAAEIYWHFVDVVWIVLFFLLYIL; from the coding sequence ATGACCGGCTCCACTCTTGATCCCAGCCAAGCTGAACTGATCGTGACCGCTGAAGAAACCGGGCATCATGCCCACCCAGATTTAAGAATTACTGGTGTTTTAGTGTTCCTCGTGGCGGAGGCGATGATCTTCCTCGGCCTCTTTACCGCCTATTTAACTTTTCGTGCAGTGGCTCCGGTCTGGCCGCCGGAGGGAACCCCGGAACGGGAGCTGCTATTACCTGGCATTAATACAGCCATTCTGATTGCCAGTAGCTTTGTGATTCACAACGCAGATACTGCAATCAAAAAAAATGATGTGAAAGGGATGCGCCTTTGGTTTGGCCTGACTGCGGCAATGGGGGCAGTGTTTTTAGCGGGGCAGTTGGTTGAATATTTCAACCTTGAATTTGGCCTCACCACCAATCTCTATGCCAGTACGTTCTATGTTCTAACCGGCTTCCACGGCCTCCACGTCACCTTCGGGCTATTGCTGATTTTGGCGGTACTATGGCGATCGCTCAAGCCCGATCACTACAACAGCAAACATCACTTCGGCATTGAAGCTGCGGAAATTTACTGGCACTTCGTTGATGTCGTCTGGATTGTTTTATTTTTCTTGCTTTACATTCTCTAG
- a CDS encoding M23 family metallopeptidase — MFFLPVAPIAQIPIPPPKPTLPVHTRPTSSIVPPGWIDRPSPSTSANIPIPAPNSGTRGLTRQESTIRSASFTAGQPPQSGAQSPLTRSQIARSSPLGDLRLGFPLSVPAPITSRFGWRTHPILGEQRFHAGVDFGAAAGTPVVAAAGGYVHEAEDMGGYGLAIVIEHLDGSFQTLYGHLSEILVYPGMAIQAGQIIGKVGSTGLSTGPHLHFEVRQRQGDDWVAIDPLPKLPSSGDRQSTTQALFKQRQFMEERAWVQRMTVER, encoded by the coding sequence ATGTTTTTTTTGCCCGTTGCACCCATTGCCCAAATTCCGATTCCACCCCCTAAGCCCACCTTACCCGTTCATACTCGGCCCACGTCTTCGATCGTCCCACCTGGGTGGATCGATCGGCCCTCCCCGTCCACCTCAGCAAACATTCCCATTCCAGCTCCCAATTCTGGAACGCGAGGATTGACCCGGCAAGAATCAACCATCCGCAGCGCGTCTTTCACCGCTGGTCAGCCCCCTCAATCGGGGGCACAATCCCCGCTGACCCGATCTCAGATTGCCCGATCGAGTCCCCTAGGCGATTTGCGGCTGGGGTTTCCCCTCAGCGTTCCGGCTCCCATCACCTCCCGCTTTGGTTGGCGTACCCATCCCATTTTGGGCGAACAGCGGTTCCATGCGGGGGTTGATTTTGGGGCGGCAGCAGGCACCCCAGTCGTTGCGGCAGCGGGGGGCTATGTTCACGAGGCGGAGGACATGGGCGGCTATGGCTTGGCGATCGTGATTGAGCACCTAGATGGTTCCTTTCAGACCCTCTACGGGCATCTGTCAGAAATCTTGGTCTACCCTGGCATGGCAATCCAGGCTGGACAAATCATCGGTAAGGTGGGCAGCACGGGCCTGTCTACGGGGCCGCACCTCCATTTTGAAGTTCGGCAGCGTCAAGGGGATGATTGGGTCGCGATCGATCCCCTGCCCAAACTGCCTAGCAGCGGGGACAGGCAAAGCACTACTCAAGCCTTATTTAAACAACGCCAGTTCATGGAAGAACGGGCTTGGGTGCAACGGATGACCGTAGAACGGTAA